The following are encoded in a window of Paenibacillaceae bacterium GAS479 genomic DNA:
- a CDS encoding Right handed beta helix region — MTDEIMRQKNTRAEDSSVLRLAEFGATPNSGIDSTPALRRAIEAASHAEGPVRLVCEPGRYEFYEKQADRERYWITNTASEKENPDVTKTIGIHMRGLSNVTLDGYGALFVFHSKMTMLVVDNCEGITFRDVSFDYEWPTVAEMTIERIGDGFMDVRPHPSSRYEIADGRLTWVGPGWRFRDGPTQAYDPTTNRTWRIDTNWVEQATSAEELDASLVRLRFDGTSELQAGWVLQTRDGIRDQVGVFLNRSRNVSFEHVNLHFMHGLGVTGQFCEHLSFDRVTIAPRPGTGRTAAGFADGIHLSGCRGKICITNSRLEGLHDDGVNVHGTFLQVVEQPGSRELRVRFMHSQTYGFEAFAAGDELEFVQSRSLAACGTGIVERAELISPYEMLLTLREDVPDGVEAGVAVENVTWTPELTIAGNTFSRIPTRGILATTRRRTLIENNIFEGTVMSAILVSCDAGSWYESGRVLDLTIRGNRFEACGSADQPVILIAPEIEEISEKQPVHNGIVIEGNRFELSEGLAVNALSALSVGSLYFQDNELLLEHSFTSKYGDNSNGVIHQSIQDLISFAACGDSIVVNNIVQIKK, encoded by the coding sequence ATGACGGATGAAATCATGAGACAGAAAAACACACGAGCGGAGGACAGTTCAGTGCTGCGCCTCGCCGAGTTTGGTGCGACGCCTAATTCTGGAATCGATTCCACACCAGCGCTGCGGCGGGCGATTGAAGCGGCATCTCATGCGGAGGGCCCGGTACGGCTGGTCTGCGAACCAGGACGTTATGAATTCTATGAGAAGCAAGCAGATCGGGAACGCTACTGGATCACAAATACGGCGAGCGAGAAGGAAAATCCCGACGTTACGAAGACGATCGGTATCCACATGCGCGGGCTGTCGAACGTAACTTTGGACGGTTACGGGGCATTATTCGTTTTTCACAGCAAGATGACGATGCTGGTCGTTGACAACTGCGAAGGCATCACATTCCGCGATGTCAGCTTTGATTACGAGTGGCCGACGGTCGCCGAGATGACGATCGAGCGAATCGGGGATGGTTTCATGGACGTGCGGCCGCATCCATCCAGCCGCTATGAGATTGCTGACGGTCGGTTAACATGGGTTGGGCCCGGATGGCGATTCCGCGACGGGCCGACGCAGGCCTATGATCCTACGACGAATCGGACTTGGAGAATCGACACCAACTGGGTCGAGCAGGCGACGTCCGCAGAGGAGCTTGATGCGTCGCTAGTGCGACTGCGCTTCGATGGTACATCCGAACTGCAGGCAGGCTGGGTGCTTCAGACGCGGGACGGCATTCGCGATCAGGTCGGCGTGTTCCTCAACCGTAGCCGCAATGTATCGTTTGAGCACGTCAATCTGCACTTCATGCATGGTCTAGGCGTGACGGGTCAATTCTGCGAGCACCTGAGCTTCGACCGGGTGACAATCGCCCCGCGCCCCGGGACCGGCCGGACTGCTGCAGGCTTCGCAGACGGAATCCATCTCTCCGGGTGCCGTGGGAAAATCTGCATCACGAACAGTCGGCTGGAAGGGCTTCATGATGATGGTGTCAACGTGCACGGTACTTTTCTACAGGTAGTTGAACAACCAGGATCCCGCGAGTTGCGTGTTCGTTTCATGCATTCGCAGACGTATGGCTTCGAAGCATTCGCTGCCGGTGACGAGCTGGAGTTCGTGCAGAGCCGCTCACTCGCTGCTTGCGGCACTGGCATCGTCGAGCGGGCTGAACTTATAAGCCCGTATGAAATGCTGCTGACGCTGCGCGAGGATGTGCCTGACGGCGTCGAGGCAGGAGTAGCCGTGGAGAACGTCACCTGGACGCCGGAACTGACAATTGCGGGGAACACTTTTTCTCGTATCCCGACGCGGGGCATTCTGGCCACTACACGGCGCCGGACGCTTATCGAGAACAATATTTTCGAGGGAACGGTTATGAGTGCGATTCTCGTCAGCTGCGATGCCGGGAGCTGGTACGAATCCGGCCGGGTCTTGGACTTGACGATTAGGGGCAACCGGTTTGAAGCATGCGGAAGCGCGGATCAACCCGTCATCTTAATCGCTCCCGAGATAGAGGAGATCAGCGAGAAGCAGCCGGTACATAACGGAATCGTGATCGAAGGAAATCGCTTCGAGTTGAGTGAGGGTCTGGCGGTTAATGCGCTTAGTGCGCTTAGTGTAGGCTCGCTCTACTTCCAGGATAACGAGCTTTTGCTTGAGCACAGCTTCACTAGCAAATACGGAGACAATAGTAATGGCGTGATACACCAATCAATTCAAGATTTAATCAGCTTTGCCGCATGTGGCGATTCGATCGTAGTAAATAATATCGTCCAAATAAAAAAGTGA
- a CDS encoding transcriptional regulator, HxlR family, translating to MDTELCSYPELNKHGFTCPVEMTMDVIGGKWKCIVIHQLLDGPKRFNELRRLMPRVTQRMLTLQLRELERDGLVARRIYNQVPPKVEYSLTEFGWELAPIVRSMMDWALKHGDTVMEHRSQSLAETQA from the coding sequence ATGGATACAGAGCTTTGCTCCTACCCTGAACTGAACAAACACGGGTTTACATGCCCAGTGGAAATGACGATGGACGTCATTGGAGGAAAATGGAAATGCATCGTCATTCATCAGCTGCTGGACGGCCCAAAACGCTTCAATGAACTTCGGCGGCTCATGCCCAGGGTCACGCAGCGCATGCTGACGCTGCAGCTGAGGGAGCTGGAGCGTGACGGCCTTGTCGCTCGGCGTATTTATAATCAGGTACCTCCCAAGGTCGAATACTCGCTGACTGAGTTCGGCTGGGAACTTGCGCCGATTGTTCGCTCCATGATGGACTGGGCACTCAAACATGGGGATACGGTGATGGAGCACCGATCGCAATCGCTGGCGGAAACGCAAGCTTAA
- a CDS encoding 3-oxoacyl-[acyl-carrier protein] reductase, with product MELKNKNALITGAGKGIGRAAAIALAKEGTNLGLISRTESELASLAKELTSQYGISVHYAVADISNAAEAADAAKGLTKELGSVDVLINNAGVASFGTVAEMDPAEWERIVRVNLFGTYYVTHAVLPSMLDRSSGTIINIASTAGERGFATGSAYNASKFAVMGFTEALMQEVRKSNIRVTALTPSTVYTPLSLSSGLVTEGNDSMMQPEDVAELIIATLKLPDRVFIKTAGIWTTNP from the coding sequence ATGGAATTGAAAAATAAAAATGCTCTTATTACCGGTGCTGGCAAAGGAATCGGACGTGCTGCCGCGATTGCGCTCGCAAAGGAAGGGACCAATCTCGGTCTGATTTCGCGGACAGAGTCGGAATTGGCTTCACTCGCCAAGGAATTGACCTCGCAATACGGGATCAGCGTCCATTATGCCGTAGCTGACATTTCGAATGCGGCTGAAGCGGCGGATGCCGCCAAGGGCCTCACCAAAGAGCTTGGCAGCGTCGACGTGCTGATCAATAACGCCGGGGTCGCTTCATTCGGCACTGTGGCAGAGATGGATCCCGCTGAATGGGAACGGATAGTTCGCGTTAACCTTTTTGGAACCTACTATGTTACCCATGCTGTGCTTCCTTCCATGCTGGACCGCTCAAGTGGAACAATTATTAACATTGCATCGACCGCAGGTGAGCGAGGCTTCGCGACCGGCTCGGCTTACAACGCCTCCAAGTTCGCCGTAATGGGCTTCACGGAAGCACTTATGCAAGAAGTGCGCAAATCGAATATCCGCGTAACCGCCCTGACTCCGAGCACCGTTTATACACCGCTGTCCCTCTCAAGTGGCCTCGTCACGGAAGGCAACGACTCCATGATGCAACCAGAGGATGTTGCTGAGCTCATTATTGCTACATTGAAGCTGCCAGATCGCGTTTTCATCAAAACCGCAGGCATCTGGACAACTAATCCTTAA